The proteins below come from a single Ictalurus furcatus strain D&B chromosome 27, Billie_1.0, whole genome shotgun sequence genomic window:
- the acana gene encoding aggrecan core protein isoform X1, which yields MTSLLLLCLCLRVISAKLTYHDYLHMEPKTLSVSIPIAQPLQPLMGDTLVLPCYFLDDTVPDPGAPTIAPLSHRIKWSISTKETTIDILVASEGIVAVNEKYTDRVQMVAYPTSPTDATIKITQLLSNESGVYRCEVMHGIEDSHDSVNVQVQGIVFHYRAITSRYTLTFEKAQAACIQNSAVIATPVQLQAAYDTGYHQCDAGWLSDQTVRYPIHEPREECYGDKYEYPGVRTYGVRDVNETYDVYCFAEKMSGRVFYSTCPEKFTFAEAQAQCAKLGAKLATTGQLYLAWKAGMDECNAGWLADGSVRYPINIARPQCGGGLLGVRTVYRFINQTGYPLPESRYDAICYTDEEEEGSAISNIFPDIQTTEATNEVVSVDMVTDSPQVFITQTSTESELKGQVETHKPPTTTADSWSVEQNVTQLPLSSPPSIIDDLIKVVTAQPEVGSEIPEENATALTGVVFLFRLSHSRYAFTFSEAHLACQNIGAVIASPQQLQAAYEAGYHQCDAGWLIDQTVRYPIISAREKCAGDLEDLSGVRSYGVRPANEHYDVYCYMDKPRGNVFHVSSFEGFTYDEAMAYCQAQNASLASTADLYVAWKQGFDKCRAGWLIDHSVRYPINNPRPRCGGGKSGVHTVFKFPNQTEYPDVHSKFDAYCLKVDFQLYLNETGLNMTLIEEELVNLTSRTDLSIPVNPTITPSIPVDFSGSGSADQSSGTSGFSGDVSASGSGEQPSGAHYKEGELSGSGLPNGSSGLGEEISGSGQPSGFSGLGGELSGSGQPSGSSGLGEEISGSGQPSGSSGLGGEISGSGQPSGSSGLGEELSGSVQPSGSSRLGEELSGSGQPSGSSGLGGELSGSGQPSGSSVLGGELSGSGQPSGSSGLGGELSGSGQPSESSGLEGELSGSRLPSGDMSGSDLSGDDSGISVTFSGIDTILSGDASASRTPQEAGEGSAAILTFMSGMGSGFFSGDGSGSESGSSFGLEESGSTSDIFNILGESRSGESSDISSGLGSSWEFSGFSGFSSGVISSGDDSGFSGLSSSGEIMVKGQWVEVSTAPTLTAQELGGSHMHFSGSGDLHESGLSGSSVSGSGDLSSSGSGSGFPSIIFLDSGFTDLIDLSSREQEASGLLMYGSGEGSGDFSGVSGLPSGGTSEASASGNIISFTDESMVEVSFRSTQNQELRKGPIEQSGRESGPFFSSGDRHTTVSSEDHHPTSLPHEDPIHSTDEPTVLVPSGLFSNSARPQEILSNAAEPFWEYDSVTPASMAGTTTDPAFSMKTPTVLEVPAMEEAAVDPCNPNPCGAAACFVQDGVGVCHCPPGVKEEKCHAEVDVCHSNPCANGATCVEVQDAFKCLCLPSYGGDRCEIDIDTCEEGWTKFQGNCYLHFSERTVWEEAELQCRSLGAHLVSITNQEEQVFVNSHAQDYQWIGLNDKTFENDFQWTDGTPMQYENWRPNQPDNYFNSGEDCVVMIWHENGQWNDVPCNYHLPFTCKTGPVTCGQPPELKNARWFGTKKEHYQVNSIIRYQCNDGFRQRHPPVVRCMADGHWQKPQVECIPQIKRRLLKRSIRRESAKRTSLRKQL from the exons ATGACATCATTGCTGttactgtgtttgtgtcttCGGGTAATTTCTGCAAAATTGACCTATCACGACTACTTACATATGG AACCAAAAACTCTGAGTGTTAGTATTCCCATTGCTCAACCTCTCCAACCCTTAATGGGAGATACACTGGTTCTGCCCTGCTATTTCCTGGATGACACAGTGCCTGACCCAGGTGCTCCCACCATAGCCCCTTTGTCCCATCGCATCAAATGGAGCATCAGCACCAAAGAGACGACCATAGACATTTTGGTGGCCAGTGAGGGTATCGTGGCAGTGAACGAGAAGTACACGGACAGGGTTCAAATGGTGGCATACCCCACCAGCCCCACTGACGCCACCATTAAAATCACACAGCTTCTTTCAAATGAGTCTGGAGTGTATCGTTGTGAAGTCATGCATGGAATCGAAGACAGCCATGATTCTGTCAATGTCCAGGTGCAAG GCATTGTGTTCCATTACCGTGCCATTACTTCACGTTACACCCTGACATTTGAGAAGGCACAGGCAGCCTGTATTCAGAATAGTGCTGTGATTGCCACACCTGTGCAGCTACAGGCAGCGTATGATACAGGGTACCACCAGTGTGATGCTGGCTGGCTTTCTGACCAAACTGTTAG GTATCCTATCCATGAACCCCGAGAGGAATGCTATGGTGACAAGTATGAATACCCAGGAGTGAGAACGTATGGAGTAAGAGATGTAAACGAGACCTATGATGTGTATTGCTTTGCTGAGAAGATGTCAG GGAGGGTGTTCTATTCAACATGCCCTGAAAAGTTCACCTTTGCTGAAGCTCAGGCCCAGTGTGCTAAGCTGGGTGCTAAATTAGCCACAACTGGCCAGCTCTACCTGGCCTGGAAGGCTGGTATGGATGAATGTAATGCAGGCTGGTTGGCAGACGGGAGTGTCCGCTATCCCATCAACATTGCCCGACCACAGTGTGGAGGAGGTCTACTGGGTGTGCGCACTGTGTACCGATTCATTAATCAGACAGGCTACCCTCTACCAGAATCAAGATATGATGCTATCTGTTACACAG ACGAGGAGGAAGAGGGCTCAGCCATATCCAACATCTTCCCAGATATACAGACTACAGAGGCTACAAATGAGGTAGTAAGTGTGGATATGGTGACAGATAGCCCACAGGTGTTTATTACGCAGACCTCCACTGAGAGTGAGCTAAAAGGCCAGGTTGAAACCCACAAACCCCCCACCACCACTGCTGACTCCTGGTCTGTGGAGCAGAATGTCACACAGCTGCCTCTGTCTTCACCACCCAGTATCATTGACGACCTTATAAAAGTGGTGACTGCACAACCTGAAGTTGGATCAGAGATTCCTGAGGAAAATGCAACTGCACTTACtg GTGTTGTCTTCCTCTTCAGACTAAGTCACAGTCGCTATGCTTTTACCTTTTCTGAGGCTCATCTAGCCTGTCAGAACATTGGTGCAGTGATTGCTAGTCCTCAACAGTTACAGGCTGCCTATGAAGCTGGCTATCACCAGTGTGATGCAGGCTGGCTGATTGACCAGACAGTgag GTATCCGATCATATCTGCACGAGAGAAATGTGCTGGTGATTTGGAAGATTTGTCCGGTGTGAGGTCTTATGGTGTACGACCTGCCAATGAGCACTATGATGTATACTGCTACATGGACAAACCAAGAG GGAATGTTTTTCATGTGAGTTCATTTGAGGGTTTCACATATGATGAAGCAATGGCTTATTGCCAGGCCCAAAACGCCTCCTTGGCCTCCACAGCTGATCTGTATGTGGCCTGGAAGCAAGGCTTTGATAAGTGTCGTGCTGGCTGGCTCATCGACCACAGTGTCCGCTATCCCATTAATAATCCCAGGCCTCGGTGTGGAGGAGGGAAATCTGGAGTCCATACAGTCTTTAAGTTTCCCAATCAGACTGAATATCCTGATGTGCACTCCAAATTTGATGCCTACTGCTTGAAAG TTGATTTCCAATTGTATCTTAATGAGACTGGATTGAACATGACACTTATTGAAGAGGAATTGGTGAACCTGACCTCAAGAACTGACCTTTCTATACCTG TGAACCCCACCATTACTCCTTCCATTCCTGTGGACTTCTCTGGTTCTGGTTCAGCAGACCAGTCATCTGGGACCAGTGGCTTCTCTGGTGATGTATCAGCTAGTGGAAGTGGGGAGCAGCCTAGTGGGGCACATTATAAAGAAGGAGAACTTTCAGGATCTGGACTGCCAAATGGGTCTTCAGGTTTAGGAGAAGAAATTTCAGGATCTGGACAGCCAAGTGGGTTTTCAGGTTTAGGAGGAGAACTTTCAGGATCTGGACAGCCAAGTGGGTCTTCAGGTTTAGGAGAAGAAATTTCAGGATCTGGACAGCCAAGCGGGTCTTCAGGTTTAGGTGGAGAAATTTCAGGATCTGGCCAGCCAAGTGGGTCTTCAGGTTTAGGAGAAGAACTTTCAGGATCTGTCCAGCCAAGTGGGTCTTCACGTTTAGGAGAAGAACTTTCAGGATCTGGACAGCCAAGTGGGTCTTCAGGTTTAGGAGGAGAACTTTCAGGATCTGGACAGCCAAGCGGGTCTTCAGTTTTAGGAGGAGAACTTTCAGGATCTGGACAGCCAAGCGGGTCTTCAGGTTTAGGAGGAGAACTTTCAGGATCTGGACAGCCAAGTGAGTCTTCCGGTTTAGAAGGAGAACTGTCAGGATCTAGACTGCCAAGTGGAGACATGTCTGGCTCAGACCTTAGTGGTGATGACTCAGGCATAAGTGTGACCTTCTCAGGAATTGACACAATATTGTCTGGGGATGCATCAGCTTCAAGGACACCTCAGGAAGCTGGGGAGGGAAGTGCAGCAATCCTCACTTTCATGTCAGGTATGGGTTCTGGTTTCTTCAGTGGGGATGGGTCTGGATCAGAAAGTGGCTCAAGTTTTGGTTTAGAAGAGAGCGGGTCTACGTCAGACATTTTCAACATCTTGGGAGAGAGCAGAAGTGGAGAATCTTCTGACATTTCTTCAGGCCTTGGTTCTAGCTGGGAGTTCTCTGGATTCAGTGGTTTTTCATCAGGTGTGATATCCTCTGGAGATGACAGTGGCTTCTCTGGGCTTAGTAGCAGTGGTGAAATCATGGTGAAAGGTCAGTGGGTGGAAGTGTCCACTGCTCCAACCCTCACAGCTCAGGAGCTGGGTGGAAGTCATATGCATTTCAGTGGATCTGGAGATCTACATGAGTCTGGTTTGAGTGGCTCTAGTGTGAGTGGAAGTGGTGATTTAAGCAGCTCTGGAAGTGGTTCAGGATTTCCTTCCATCATCTTTTTGGACTCAGGCTTTACTGATCTCATAGACCTATCCAGCAGAGAACAAGAGGCTTCTGGACTTTTGATGTATGGATCAGGGGAAGGGAGTGGTGATTTCTCTGGAGTCTCTGGTCTTCCATCAGGAGGCACATCAGAGGCATCAGCCAGTGGGAATATTATATCATTTACTGATGAGAGCATGGTGGAAGTTTCTTTTAGATCCACTCAAAACCAGGAGCTCAGAAAAGGACCAATAGAGCAAAGTGGGCGGGAGAGTGGACCATTTTTTAGCAGTGGGGACCGCCATACTACTGTTTCAAGTGAAGATCACCATCCCACATCCCTCCCTCATGAAGACCCAATTCATTCAACTGATGAACCAACAGTTCTAGTTCCCTCAGGGCTGTTTAGTAACAGTGCACGGCCACAAGAAATCTTGTCAAATGCTGCTGAACCCTTCTGGGAATATGATTCTGTGACTCCTGCATCTATGGCTGGCACCACTACAGACCCTGCCTTTTCGATGAAGACCCCAACTGTCTTAGAGGTCCCAGCCATGGAGGAAG CTGCTGTGGACCCATGTAACCCAAACCCCTGTGGTGCTGCTGCGTGTTTTGTGCAGGATGGGGTTGGCGTGTGTCACTGCCCACCTGGGGTGAAGGAGGAAAAGTGCCATGCTG AGGTTGATGTGTGCCATTCAAACCCTTGTGCCAATGGAGCTACGTGTGTGGAGGTACAGGATGCTTTCAAATGCTTATGCCTGCCCAGCTATGGAGGGGATCGCTGTGAGATCG ACATAGACACATGTGAGGAGGGCTGGACTAAGTTTCAAGGTAACTGTTACCTGCACTTTTCGGAGAGAACAGTGTGGGAGGAGGCTGAACTACAATGTCGAAGCCTTGGAGCTCATCTGGTCAGCATCACCAACCAAGAGGAGCAAGTATTCGTTAATT CCCATGCACAGGATTACCAGTGGATTGGACTAAATGATAAGACTTTTGAGAATGACTTCCAGTGGACAGATGGAACCCCAATG CAATATGAGAACTGGAGGCCTAATCAACCGGATAACTATTTCAACTCTGGCGAGGATTGCGTGGTGATGATCTGGCATGAAAACGGGCAGTGGAATGACGTGCCTTGTAACTATCATCTACCATTCACATGCAAGACTGGCCCAG TCACATGTGGCCAGCCTCCTGAACTAAAGAATGCCAGGTGGTTTGGGACCAAGAAGGAACACTATCAGGTCAACTCAATAATCAGATATCAGTGCAATGATGGCTTCCGACAACGCCATCCACCTGTGGTCCGCTGCATGGCAGATGGACACTGGCAGAAGCCACAGGTGGAATGCATACCCC AAATCAAAAGAAGACTACTGAAGAGATCCATTAGGCGTGAATCTGCTAAGAGGACATCACTGAGGAAGCAACTCTAA
- the acana gene encoding aggrecan core protein isoform X2 has product MTSLLLLCLCLRVISAKLTYHDYLHMEPKTLSVSIPIAQPLQPLMGDTLVLPCYFLDDTVPDPGAPTIAPLSHRIKWSISTKETTIDILVASEGIVAVNEKYTDRVQMVAYPTSPTDATIKITQLLSNESGVYRCEVMHGIEDSHDSVNVQVQGIVFHYRAITSRYTLTFEKAQAACIQNSAVIATPVQLQAAYDTGYHQCDAGWLSDQTVRYPIHEPREECYGDKYEYPGVRTYGVRDVNETYDVYCFAEKMSGRVFYSTCPEKFTFAEAQAQCAKLGAKLATTGQLYLAWKAGMDECNAGWLADGSVRYPINIARPQCGGGLLGVRTVYRFINQTGYPLPESRYDAICYTDEEEEGSAISNIFPDIQTTEATNEVVSVDMVTDSPQVFITQTSTESELKGQVETHKPPTTTADSWSVEQNVTQLPLSSPPSIIDDLIKVVTAQPEVGSEIPEENATALTGVVFLFRLSHSRYAFTFSEAHLACQNIGAVIASPQQLQAAYEAGYHQCDAGWLIDQTVRYPIISAREKCAGDLEDLSGVRSYGVRPANEHYDVYCYMDKPRGNVFHVSSFEGFTYDEAMAYCQAQNASLASTADLYVAWKQGFDKCRAGWLIDHSVRYPINNPRPRCGGGKSGVHTVFKFPNQTEYPDVHSKFDAYCLKVDFQLYLNETGLNMTLIEEELVNLTSRTDLSIPVNPTITPSIPVDFSGSGSADQSSGTSGFSGDVSASGSGEQPSGAHYKEGELSGSGLPNGSSGLGEEISGSGQPSGFSGLGGELSGSGQPSGSSGLGEEISGSGQPSGSSGLGGEISGSGQPSGSSGLGEELSGSVQPSGSSRLGEELSGSGQPSGSSGLGGELSGSGQPSGSSVLGGELSGSGQPSGSSGLGGELSGSGQPSESSGLEGELSGSRLPSGDMSGSDLSGDDSGISVTFSGIDTILSGDASASRTPQEAGEGSAAILTFMSGMGSGFFSGDGSGSESGSSFGLEESGSTSDIFNILGESRSGESSDISSGLGSSWEFSGFSGFSSGVISSGDDSGFSGLSSSGEIMVKGQWVEVSTAPTLTAQELGGSHMHFSGSGDLHESGLSGSSVSGSGDLSSSGSGSGFPSIIFLDSGFTDLIDLSSREQEASGLLMYGSGEGSGDFSGVSGLPSGGTSEASASGNIISFTDESMVEVSFRSTQNQELRKGPIEQSGRESGPFFSSGDRHTTVSSEDHHPTSLPHEDPIHSTDEPTVLVPSGLFSNSARPQEILSNAAEPFWEYDSVTPASMAGTTTDPAFSMKTPTVLEVPAMEEAAVDPCNPNPCGAAACFVQDGVGVCHCPPGVKEEKCHADIDTCEEGWTKFQGNCYLHFSERTVWEEAELQCRSLGAHLVSITNQEEQVFVNSHAQDYQWIGLNDKTFENDFQWTDGTPMQYENWRPNQPDNYFNSGEDCVVMIWHENGQWNDVPCNYHLPFTCKTGPVTCGQPPELKNARWFGTKKEHYQVNSIIRYQCNDGFRQRHPPVVRCMADGHWQKPQVECIPQIKRRLLKRSIRRESAKRTSLRKQL; this is encoded by the exons ATGACATCATTGCTGttactgtgtttgtgtcttCGGGTAATTTCTGCAAAATTGACCTATCACGACTACTTACATATGG AACCAAAAACTCTGAGTGTTAGTATTCCCATTGCTCAACCTCTCCAACCCTTAATGGGAGATACACTGGTTCTGCCCTGCTATTTCCTGGATGACACAGTGCCTGACCCAGGTGCTCCCACCATAGCCCCTTTGTCCCATCGCATCAAATGGAGCATCAGCACCAAAGAGACGACCATAGACATTTTGGTGGCCAGTGAGGGTATCGTGGCAGTGAACGAGAAGTACACGGACAGGGTTCAAATGGTGGCATACCCCACCAGCCCCACTGACGCCACCATTAAAATCACACAGCTTCTTTCAAATGAGTCTGGAGTGTATCGTTGTGAAGTCATGCATGGAATCGAAGACAGCCATGATTCTGTCAATGTCCAGGTGCAAG GCATTGTGTTCCATTACCGTGCCATTACTTCACGTTACACCCTGACATTTGAGAAGGCACAGGCAGCCTGTATTCAGAATAGTGCTGTGATTGCCACACCTGTGCAGCTACAGGCAGCGTATGATACAGGGTACCACCAGTGTGATGCTGGCTGGCTTTCTGACCAAACTGTTAG GTATCCTATCCATGAACCCCGAGAGGAATGCTATGGTGACAAGTATGAATACCCAGGAGTGAGAACGTATGGAGTAAGAGATGTAAACGAGACCTATGATGTGTATTGCTTTGCTGAGAAGATGTCAG GGAGGGTGTTCTATTCAACATGCCCTGAAAAGTTCACCTTTGCTGAAGCTCAGGCCCAGTGTGCTAAGCTGGGTGCTAAATTAGCCACAACTGGCCAGCTCTACCTGGCCTGGAAGGCTGGTATGGATGAATGTAATGCAGGCTGGTTGGCAGACGGGAGTGTCCGCTATCCCATCAACATTGCCCGACCACAGTGTGGAGGAGGTCTACTGGGTGTGCGCACTGTGTACCGATTCATTAATCAGACAGGCTACCCTCTACCAGAATCAAGATATGATGCTATCTGTTACACAG ACGAGGAGGAAGAGGGCTCAGCCATATCCAACATCTTCCCAGATATACAGACTACAGAGGCTACAAATGAGGTAGTAAGTGTGGATATGGTGACAGATAGCCCACAGGTGTTTATTACGCAGACCTCCACTGAGAGTGAGCTAAAAGGCCAGGTTGAAACCCACAAACCCCCCACCACCACTGCTGACTCCTGGTCTGTGGAGCAGAATGTCACACAGCTGCCTCTGTCTTCACCACCCAGTATCATTGACGACCTTATAAAAGTGGTGACTGCACAACCTGAAGTTGGATCAGAGATTCCTGAGGAAAATGCAACTGCACTTACtg GTGTTGTCTTCCTCTTCAGACTAAGTCACAGTCGCTATGCTTTTACCTTTTCTGAGGCTCATCTAGCCTGTCAGAACATTGGTGCAGTGATTGCTAGTCCTCAACAGTTACAGGCTGCCTATGAAGCTGGCTATCACCAGTGTGATGCAGGCTGGCTGATTGACCAGACAGTgag GTATCCGATCATATCTGCACGAGAGAAATGTGCTGGTGATTTGGAAGATTTGTCCGGTGTGAGGTCTTATGGTGTACGACCTGCCAATGAGCACTATGATGTATACTGCTACATGGACAAACCAAGAG GGAATGTTTTTCATGTGAGTTCATTTGAGGGTTTCACATATGATGAAGCAATGGCTTATTGCCAGGCCCAAAACGCCTCCTTGGCCTCCACAGCTGATCTGTATGTGGCCTGGAAGCAAGGCTTTGATAAGTGTCGTGCTGGCTGGCTCATCGACCACAGTGTCCGCTATCCCATTAATAATCCCAGGCCTCGGTGTGGAGGAGGGAAATCTGGAGTCCATACAGTCTTTAAGTTTCCCAATCAGACTGAATATCCTGATGTGCACTCCAAATTTGATGCCTACTGCTTGAAAG TTGATTTCCAATTGTATCTTAATGAGACTGGATTGAACATGACACTTATTGAAGAGGAATTGGTGAACCTGACCTCAAGAACTGACCTTTCTATACCTG TGAACCCCACCATTACTCCTTCCATTCCTGTGGACTTCTCTGGTTCTGGTTCAGCAGACCAGTCATCTGGGACCAGTGGCTTCTCTGGTGATGTATCAGCTAGTGGAAGTGGGGAGCAGCCTAGTGGGGCACATTATAAAGAAGGAGAACTTTCAGGATCTGGACTGCCAAATGGGTCTTCAGGTTTAGGAGAAGAAATTTCAGGATCTGGACAGCCAAGTGGGTTTTCAGGTTTAGGAGGAGAACTTTCAGGATCTGGACAGCCAAGTGGGTCTTCAGGTTTAGGAGAAGAAATTTCAGGATCTGGACAGCCAAGCGGGTCTTCAGGTTTAGGTGGAGAAATTTCAGGATCTGGCCAGCCAAGTGGGTCTTCAGGTTTAGGAGAAGAACTTTCAGGATCTGTCCAGCCAAGTGGGTCTTCACGTTTAGGAGAAGAACTTTCAGGATCTGGACAGCCAAGTGGGTCTTCAGGTTTAGGAGGAGAACTTTCAGGATCTGGACAGCCAAGCGGGTCTTCAGTTTTAGGAGGAGAACTTTCAGGATCTGGACAGCCAAGCGGGTCTTCAGGTTTAGGAGGAGAACTTTCAGGATCTGGACAGCCAAGTGAGTCTTCCGGTTTAGAAGGAGAACTGTCAGGATCTAGACTGCCAAGTGGAGACATGTCTGGCTCAGACCTTAGTGGTGATGACTCAGGCATAAGTGTGACCTTCTCAGGAATTGACACAATATTGTCTGGGGATGCATCAGCTTCAAGGACACCTCAGGAAGCTGGGGAGGGAAGTGCAGCAATCCTCACTTTCATGTCAGGTATGGGTTCTGGTTTCTTCAGTGGGGATGGGTCTGGATCAGAAAGTGGCTCAAGTTTTGGTTTAGAAGAGAGCGGGTCTACGTCAGACATTTTCAACATCTTGGGAGAGAGCAGAAGTGGAGAATCTTCTGACATTTCTTCAGGCCTTGGTTCTAGCTGGGAGTTCTCTGGATTCAGTGGTTTTTCATCAGGTGTGATATCCTCTGGAGATGACAGTGGCTTCTCTGGGCTTAGTAGCAGTGGTGAAATCATGGTGAAAGGTCAGTGGGTGGAAGTGTCCACTGCTCCAACCCTCACAGCTCAGGAGCTGGGTGGAAGTCATATGCATTTCAGTGGATCTGGAGATCTACATGAGTCTGGTTTGAGTGGCTCTAGTGTGAGTGGAAGTGGTGATTTAAGCAGCTCTGGAAGTGGTTCAGGATTTCCTTCCATCATCTTTTTGGACTCAGGCTTTACTGATCTCATAGACCTATCCAGCAGAGAACAAGAGGCTTCTGGACTTTTGATGTATGGATCAGGGGAAGGGAGTGGTGATTTCTCTGGAGTCTCTGGTCTTCCATCAGGAGGCACATCAGAGGCATCAGCCAGTGGGAATATTATATCATTTACTGATGAGAGCATGGTGGAAGTTTCTTTTAGATCCACTCAAAACCAGGAGCTCAGAAAAGGACCAATAGAGCAAAGTGGGCGGGAGAGTGGACCATTTTTTAGCAGTGGGGACCGCCATACTACTGTTTCAAGTGAAGATCACCATCCCACATCCCTCCCTCATGAAGACCCAATTCATTCAACTGATGAACCAACAGTTCTAGTTCCCTCAGGGCTGTTTAGTAACAGTGCACGGCCACAAGAAATCTTGTCAAATGCTGCTGAACCCTTCTGGGAATATGATTCTGTGACTCCTGCATCTATGGCTGGCACCACTACAGACCCTGCCTTTTCGATGAAGACCCCAACTGTCTTAGAGGTCCCAGCCATGGAGGAAG CTGCTGTGGACCCATGTAACCCAAACCCCTGTGGTGCTGCTGCGTGTTTTGTGCAGGATGGGGTTGGCGTGTGTCACTGCCCACCTGGGGTGAAGGAGGAAAAGTGCCATGCTG ACATAGACACATGTGAGGAGGGCTGGACTAAGTTTCAAGGTAACTGTTACCTGCACTTTTCGGAGAGAACAGTGTGGGAGGAGGCTGAACTACAATGTCGAAGCCTTGGAGCTCATCTGGTCAGCATCACCAACCAAGAGGAGCAAGTATTCGTTAATT CCCATGCACAGGATTACCAGTGGATTGGACTAAATGATAAGACTTTTGAGAATGACTTCCAGTGGACAGATGGAACCCCAATG CAATATGAGAACTGGAGGCCTAATCAACCGGATAACTATTTCAACTCTGGCGAGGATTGCGTGGTGATGATCTGGCATGAAAACGGGCAGTGGAATGACGTGCCTTGTAACTATCATCTACCATTCACATGCAAGACTGGCCCAG TCACATGTGGCCAGCCTCCTGAACTAAAGAATGCCAGGTGGTTTGGGACCAAGAAGGAACACTATCAGGTCAACTCAATAATCAGATATCAGTGCAATGATGGCTTCCGACAACGCCATCCACCTGTGGTCCGCTGCATGGCAGATGGACACTGGCAGAAGCCACAGGTGGAATGCATACCCC AAATCAAAAGAAGACTACTGAAGAGATCCATTAGGCGTGAATCTGCTAAGAGGACATCACTGAGGAAGCAACTCTAA